The following are encoded together in the Prionailurus viverrinus isolate Anna chromosome B3, UM_Priviv_1.0, whole genome shotgun sequence genome:
- the LOC125167957 gene encoding small vasohibin-binding protein-like produces the protein MDPPMRKENSKVKQPVSKVEKAKQKSAQQELKQRQKAEIYDLNRVMTEPEQQEFNEFCKQMQPSGE, from the coding sequence ATGGATCCACCTATGCGTAAAGAAAATTCCAAAGTTAAACAACCTGTCAGCAAAGTTGAGAAGGCCAAGCAGAAATCAGCCCAGCAGGAGCTGAAGCAAAGACAAAAAGCAGAGATCTATGACCTCAACAGAGTCATGACAGAACCTGAGCAGCAAGAGTTCAATGAGTTCTGTAAACAGATGCAGCCGTCTGGAGAGTGA